CCCAGCTCCTCCACCTCGCCGATGTGTGCCAGCGCCTTGCGGGCAAGCGACGCGGTGAGCGACTCGAGGTGGTAGCTACCGCCCCACGGGTCGATCACGTCGGTGGTGCCCGACTCCTGTTGGAGGAACAGCTGGGTGTTGCGGGCGATGCGGGCCGAGAAGTCGGTCGGCAGCGCCAGCGCCTCGTCGAGCGCGTTGGTGTGCAGGCTCTGGGTCTGGCCCTGCGTGGCGGCCATCGCTTCCAGGCAGGTGCGCATCACGTTGTTGAACGGGTCCTGGGCGGTCAGCGACCAGCCCGAGGTTTGGCTGTGGGTGCGTAGCGACAGCGACTTGGGGTTCTTGGGGTTGAAGTGCTGCTTCACCAGGCCGGCCCACAGCAGCCGGGCGGCCCGCATCTTGGCCACCTCCATGAAGGTGTTCATGCCGATCGCCCAGAAGAAGCTGAGCCGGGGCACGAACGCGTCGACGTCCAGCCCGGCTTCGATGCCGGCCCGCACGTAGTCGAGGCCGTCGGCCAGCGTGTAGGCCAGCTCCAAATCGGCAGTCGCCCCGGCCTCCTGCATGTGATAGCCGGAGATCGAGATCGAGTTGTACTTGGGCATGTGCTCGGAGGAGAAGGCGAAGATGTCCGAGATGATCCGCATCGAGGGCTTGGGCGGATAGATGTAGGTGTTGCGCACCATGAACTCTTTGAGGATGTCGTTCTGGATGGTGCCCGCCAGCTTGTCGGGGGCGACGCCCTGCTCCTCGGCGGCCACGACGTACAGCGCCAGCACCGGCAGCACCGCACCGTTCATCGTCATCGACACCGACATCTTGTCGAGCGGGATGCCGTCGAAGAGGGTGCGCATGTCGTAGATCGAGTCGATCGCCACCCCGGCCATGCCCACGTCGCCCGCCACCCGGGGGTTGTCGGAGTCGTATCCCCGGTGGGTGGCCAGGTCGAAGGCCACCGACAGGCCCTTCTGGCCCTGGGCCAGGTTGCGGCGATAGAACGCGTTGGAGTCCTCGGCGGTGGAGAAGCCCGCGTACTGGCGGATCGTCCACGGCTGGTTGGTGTACATCGTCGGGTACGGCCCACGAACGAACGGGGCGATGCCCGGCAGCGAGTCCAGGAAGCCCAGCTCGTCGGTGTCGGCGGCTGTCGACAGCACCGCCATGTCGATGCCTTCGGGCGTGGAGACGCTCAGGTCGCCCGGTTCGCCTCCGGCGATCGCTGCGGCCTCGCTGCGCCAGCGCTCCGCGGCGCCCTCGGGCGGGGCGGCGGTCGGGGGCGGGCCGATGGTCGTGTAATCGGGAAGAGCGCTCACCCCCTCAGGTTACCGGAGCCCTCCAGGCCGCATCGCAGGCAACCGCTGCACGTGCGCCATCGAGCCTCGCCGTCCCACAGTGATCACACCCACGGTCGATCTGGGTGCGATCACTGTGGGACGGGCCACAGTGATCACACCCAGTTAGGGCTTGGGTGCGATCGCTGTGGTGCTCAGGTGTCACCATTCTGCTCTTCCTGCCAGAATCCGCTGGTGAACTCGGCCGCAGCCCCGGTGATCGTTGAGCTTGTTGGCGCCGAGCAGTGGGAGCGGGTCAAGGCGTTGCGGCTGGCGAGCCTCCGCCAGGATCCC
This window of the Candidatus Microthrix subdominans genome carries:
- the scpA gene encoding methylmalonyl-CoA mutase, which codes for MSALPDYTTIGPPPTAAPPEGAAERWRSEAAAIAGGEPGDLSVSTPEGIDMAVLSTAADTDELGFLDSLPGIAPFVRGPYPTMYTNQPWTIRQYAGFSTAEDSNAFYRRNLAQGQKGLSVAFDLATHRGYDSDNPRVAGDVGMAGVAIDSIYDMRTLFDGIPLDKMSVSMTMNGAVLPVLALYVVAAEEQGVAPDKLAGTIQNDILKEFMVRNTYIYPPKPSMRIISDIFAFSSEHMPKYNSISISGYHMQEAGATADLELAYTLADGLDYVRAGIEAGLDVDAFVPRLSFFWAIGMNTFMEVAKMRAARLLWAGLVKQHFNPKNPKSLSLRTHSQTSGWSLTAQDPFNNVMRTCLEAMAATQGQTQSLHTNALDEALALPTDFSARIARNTQLFLQQESGTTDVIDPWGGSYHLESLTASLARKALAHIGEVEELGGMAQAIEAGIPKLRIEEAAARTQARIDSGRQPLIGVNAYRPDVEDPLEVRVVDNAAVRSGQIEKLRRLRKERDDETTTAALDALTKAADTGEGNLLALSIDAARAMASLGEISDAIERSYGRHQAQIKTISGVYRSEMGENATQVMNVREQVERFAEADGRRPRILLAKMGQDGHDRGQKVIASAFADLGFDVDIGPLFQTPAEAASQAVEADVHIVGVSSLAAGHLTLVPELRDALAEAGRDDIMIVVGGVIPPQDFPALREAGAAAIFPPGTVIAEAAEGLLDQLLASVAQA